GAGGCCAACTGCATATTCCACCTGGGGCGCGAAGGTTCCGTCCGCCTGACCCAGCAGCACCGAGACCGAGCCAGCACCTGCAAGAGCGCTGCTGCTGTCAATCGCCGCCACGATATCGGGGCGTCCGTCACCGTTCACGTCCCCCGGGCAACACTGGTGGGTTGCCCCCCAACTGCATATTCCACCTGGGGACCGAAGCTTTGTCCCGCCTGACTCAGCTGCACCGAGACGTAGGTGTCGAAGTCCGCTGCTGTGACCGCATCGAGCCACCCGTCACCATTCATGTCTCCCAGCGCGGTTGCGCGGACGCTGCGAAGGCCATAGG
The Deinococcus sp. KNUC1210 genome window above contains:
- a CDS encoding VCBS repeat-containing protein — encoded protein: MLTSGLTGQTNGGHLCAPVVSRFRIKTQPEGAAGFGRLGTYGLRSVRATALGDMNGDGWLDAVTAADFDTYVSVQLSQAGQSFGPQVEYAVGGQPTSVARGT